One window of the Arthrobacter sp. zg-Y919 genome contains the following:
- the rfbB gene encoding dTDP-glucose 4,6-dehydratase, which yields MQKLLVTGGAGFIGSNFVHYAIEHTDAHLTVLDRLTYAGNLASLDGLPEDRFTFVKGDICDAELVDRLVADADAVVHYAAESHNDNSLHDPRPFLDTNIIGTYTLLEAVRRYGKRFHHISTDEVYGDLELDDPQRFTEATPYNPSSPYSSTKAGSDLLVRAWVRSFGVQATISNCSNNYGPFQHVEKFIPRQITNVIDGVRPKLYGAGENVRDWIHADDHSSAVLAILEKGRIGQTYLIGADGEKNNKEVIELILKHMGQPADAYDQVIDRPGHDLRYAIDSSKLRTELGWLPAFSNFDQGIEETIAWYRENEAWWRPQKDATEAKYTEQGQ from the coding sequence ATGCAGAAACTCCTTGTGACCGGCGGCGCCGGCTTCATCGGCTCCAATTTCGTCCACTACGCGATCGAGCACACCGATGCCCACCTGACTGTGCTGGACCGGCTGACCTACGCGGGAAACCTGGCCTCGCTGGATGGCCTGCCGGAGGACCGCTTCACATTCGTCAAGGGCGATATCTGCGACGCAGAGCTGGTGGACCGGCTGGTGGCGGACGCCGACGCCGTCGTCCACTATGCCGCCGAGTCCCATAATGACAACTCGCTGCACGATCCGCGGCCGTTCCTGGATACCAACATCATCGGCACCTATACGCTGCTCGAAGCGGTCCGCCGATACGGGAAACGCTTCCACCACATTTCCACCGACGAGGTCTACGGTGACCTGGAGCTGGATGATCCCCAACGTTTCACGGAGGCCACTCCCTATAACCCCTCCAGCCCGTATTCCTCCACGAAGGCCGGCTCCGACCTGCTGGTCCGCGCTTGGGTCCGCTCCTTCGGGGTCCAGGCCACCATCAGCAACTGCTCCAACAACTACGGGCCGTTCCAGCATGTGGAGAAATTCATTCCCCGCCAGATCACGAACGTGATTGACGGTGTTCGGCCCAAGCTCTACGGGGCCGGCGAAAATGTCCGGGACTGGATCCATGCCGATGACCATTCCTCGGCAGTGCTCGCCATCCTGGAGAAAGGCCGGATCGGCCAGACCTACCTGATCGGCGCCGACGGCGAGAAGAACAACAAGGAAGTCATCGAACTGATCCTGAAGCATATGGGACAGCCCGCGGACGCTTACGACCAGGTCATCGACCGCCCCGGCCACGATCTGCGCTACGCCATTGATTCGTCGAAGCTGCGCACGGAGCTGGGATGGCTGCCGGCGTTCTCCAACTTTGATCAGGGCATCGAAGAGACCATTGCCTGGTACCGGGAAAATGAAGCCTGGTGGCGTCCGCAGAAGGATGCAACCGAGGCCAAGTACACAGAACAGGGACAGTAA
- a CDS encoding glycosyltransferase family 2 protein has protein sequence MTDQPAVSIIIPCYNAEEVLPRAVASVLAQSFKDWELILVDDCSTDGTARVAGTLQSTDPSGRIEVVHLAENSGSSAARNAGLDQATGTYVAFLDADDEMLPAFLARLVEAMAGDTDIVLCGHYMVAGDGGTTKRTSRQLGRLGTDDAVRAGMTGALTPFPWDKLYRRSLFDGLRYPVGAQRFEDMTMNVALYARSQAVLVLDEPLHRYYVSGGSLTWGRVPSAQDTEIALKHLESSLDPQYLTGRFASAYACMQTLTTMLVAQSAIAAGRSPEADETLRACRAKLGLSQLAGTAGVSPVLAAAGAVLKFAPAVFAGLYRRYAAKTYGMGKV, from the coding sequence ATGACCGACCAGCCCGCCGTAAGCATCATCATCCCCTGCTACAACGCGGAGGAAGTCCTCCCCCGGGCGGTCGCCAGCGTACTGGCCCAGTCCTTCAAGGACTGGGAACTGATCCTGGTTGACGACTGTTCTACGGATGGCACCGCCCGGGTGGCGGGAACCCTGCAGTCGACGGACCCTTCCGGCCGGATCGAGGTGGTGCACCTGGCTGAAAACAGCGGAAGCTCCGCGGCGCGGAACGCAGGATTGGACCAGGCCACCGGTACCTACGTTGCTTTTCTTGATGCCGACGACGAAATGCTCCCGGCGTTCCTGGCCCGGCTGGTCGAGGCAATGGCCGGTGACACCGACATCGTCCTCTGCGGGCACTACATGGTGGCGGGCGACGGCGGAACGACCAAGCGGACCAGCAGACAGCTGGGCCGGTTGGGGACGGACGATGCTGTCCGCGCGGGCATGACCGGTGCCTTGACGCCGTTCCCCTGGGACAAGCTCTACCGCCGCTCCCTCTTCGACGGGCTGCGTTACCCGGTGGGCGCCCAGCGCTTTGAGGACATGACCATGAATGTCGCCTTGTATGCCAGAAGCCAGGCCGTGCTGGTCCTCGACGAACCCCTTCACCGTTACTACGTCTCCGGCGGATCGCTGACCTGGGGCCGGGTGCCGAGCGCCCAGGACACGGAAATTGCCCTGAAACACCTCGAATCCAGCCTTGACCCGCAGTACCTTACGGGCCGTTTCGCGTCCGCTTATGCCTGCATGCAGACACTCACCACAATGCTGGTCGCGCAGAGTGCCATCGCGGCCGGCCGCAGCCCGGAAGCCGACGAGACCCTACGCGCATGCCGTGCCAAATTGGGCCTCAGCCAGCTTGCGGGCACCGCTGGGGTCTCACCGGTCCTGGCCGCCGCCGGCGCAGTCCTGAAGTTCGCTCCGGCCGTCTTCGCCGGGCTCTACCGCCGTTATGCAGCCAAGACATACGGCATGGGCAAGGTTTGA
- a CDS encoding glycosyltransferase family 2 protein, producing the protein MAIPPNQRVLVVMPAWNEAETVGSTIREVLSLEEHFDVLVVNDGSTDNTAAVAAEAGATVLQLPFNLGVGGAMRAGFKYAVRLGYDRVIQVDADGQHDPADIRRVLDGLEHADISIGARFAKRGTYKVSGPRKWAMQVLAAVISSLADTRLTDVTSGFRAANKRALNQYLDHYPAEYLGDTIDSLVVAIRSGCVVTQVPVEMRVRQGGKPSHNPLKAGIYLGRSIFALLFALTRKKSDSSTINGA; encoded by the coding sequence ATGGCCATTCCCCCTAATCAACGCGTCCTTGTTGTCATGCCCGCGTGGAACGAGGCCGAGACGGTCGGATCGACCATCCGCGAGGTCCTGTCCCTCGAGGAACATTTCGATGTTCTGGTCGTAAACGACGGCTCCACCGACAACACGGCCGCTGTGGCGGCCGAAGCGGGAGCCACGGTCCTCCAACTGCCGTTCAACCTCGGTGTCGGCGGAGCCATGCGCGCAGGGTTCAAGTACGCCGTCCGCCTTGGCTACGACCGTGTCATCCAGGTCGACGCCGACGGCCAGCACGACCCCGCAGACATTCGGCGGGTTCTCGACGGACTGGAGCACGCCGATATTTCCATTGGCGCCCGGTTCGCCAAGCGGGGAACCTATAAGGTTTCCGGCCCGCGTAAATGGGCCATGCAGGTGCTTGCCGCCGTCATCTCTTCCCTTGCGGACACCCGTCTGACGGACGTCACAAGCGGTTTCCGGGCGGCAAACAAGCGCGCGTTGAACCAGTATCTCGACCACTACCCCGCCGAATATCTGGGGGACACCATCGATTCCCTGGTCGTTGCCATCCGGTCCGGCTGCGTAGTGACCCAGGTGCCGGTGGAGATGCGCGTCCGCCAAGGCGGTAAACCCAGCCATAACCCGCTTAAAGCCGGCATTTACCTGGGCCGTTCAATTTTTGCCCTCCTTTTCGCGCTGACACGCAAAAAATCCGATTCCTCAACCATTAATGGAGCGTGA